A stretch of DNA from Synechococcus sp. PROS-9-1:
TCCATACTGCCTAAATCCCATTGACCTCATCATTGTTTGGCGCTGCTTAGGTTTTTCCCATGGCTCTTGATCAACTCAAGGCTTTTCTCATCAAGATGCAAGATGACGAGGGTCTGAAATCCACTGTTCTTTCGGCATCAACAGCGGATGATGTAGCAAAAATTGCTGCCAAGCTTGGTTATGAGT
This window harbors:
- a CDS encoding Nif11-like leader peptide family natural product precursor, coding for MALDQLKAFLIKMQDDEGLKSTVLSASTADDVAKIAAKLGYEFSGDELLRQSGKKVGRVTVSKQETPGEYN